The Sphingomonas sinipercae genome contains a region encoding:
- a CDS encoding nucleotide sugar dehydrogenase — MSGRIVVVGLGYVGLPLAVALARKFDVVGLDIDAKRVAELQSGFDRTAEIDEADLKASSITLTANPDECRGADIYIVAVPTPVDSMNQPDLKALLGATRTVAKLIDPAVRPTIVFESTVYPGVTEDICGPEIEQAAGLQRGRDFRLAYSPERINPGDREHTIDKITKVVAGEDDEVLDQVAQMYGAITSGGAYKAASIKTAEAAKAIENAQRDINIAFMNEVAQIFSHAGVSVWDVLAAAKTKWNFLPFEPGLVGGHCIGVDPYYLSYLAQKFGHNPQVILSGRGINDGMGGWIADQLHARRNSKAGSVLVLGLTFKENVPDLRNSRTIDVINRLQWLGHSVDVVDPVADPAEIEHEYGIKVADQAGRKYDLVIGAVAHHEYRDFAPDRLEALLGDGGTLADLRGMWRHLSLSPGIDRWTL, encoded by the coding sequence GTGAGCGGCCGGATTGTCGTTGTCGGGCTCGGCTATGTCGGGCTTCCGCTGGCGGTTGCCCTGGCACGCAAGTTCGATGTCGTTGGCCTGGATATCGACGCCAAGCGCGTCGCCGAACTTCAGTCCGGTTTCGACCGCACCGCGGAAATCGACGAAGCGGACCTGAAAGCGTCATCGATCACGCTGACCGCCAATCCGGACGAGTGCCGGGGCGCAGACATCTATATCGTCGCCGTGCCGACCCCGGTGGATTCGATGAACCAGCCGGACCTTAAGGCCCTGCTCGGCGCGACGCGCACTGTGGCCAAGCTGATCGATCCCGCGGTCCGGCCCACGATCGTGTTCGAGAGCACCGTCTATCCGGGCGTCACCGAGGACATTTGCGGTCCCGAGATCGAACAGGCCGCGGGGCTGCAGCGCGGCCGAGACTTCCGGCTGGCCTACAGCCCCGAGCGGATCAATCCGGGCGACCGCGAACACACCATCGACAAGATCACCAAGGTCGTCGCCGGCGAAGACGATGAAGTGCTCGACCAGGTCGCGCAAATGTATGGCGCAATCACGTCCGGCGGCGCTTACAAGGCGGCGTCGATCAAGACGGCGGAAGCGGCCAAGGCGATCGAGAACGCCCAGCGCGACATCAACATCGCCTTCATGAACGAGGTCGCGCAGATCTTCAGCCATGCCGGCGTTTCGGTGTGGGACGTGCTCGCCGCGGCGAAGACCAAGTGGAATTTCCTGCCCTTCGAACCGGGCCTGGTCGGCGGGCACTGCATCGGCGTCGATCCGTATTACCTCAGCTACCTGGCGCAGAAGTTCGGCCATAACCCGCAGGTCATCCTGTCCGGGCGCGGGATCAACGACGGGATGGGCGGCTGGATCGCCGACCAGTTGCACGCCCGCCGCAACTCCAAGGCCGGGAGCGTCTTGGTGCTTGGCCTGACGTTCAAGGAAAACGTGCCCGACCTTCGCAACAGCCGGACGATCGACGTCATCAACCGGCTGCAATGGCTAGGCCATTCGGTCGATGTGGTCGACCCGGTCGCCGACCCGGCCGAAATCGAACATGAATATGGCATCAAGGTCGCCGACCAGGCCGGTCGCAAATACGACCTGGTCATCGGCGCCGTCGCCCACCACGAATATCGCGACTTCGCCCCTGACAGGCTGGAAGCGCTGCTTGGCGACGGCGGCACCCTTGCCGACCTGCGGGGCATGTGGCGCCACCTTTCGCTGAGCCCGGGGATCGACCGGTGGACGCTGTAA
- a CDS encoding UDP-glucose dehydrogenase family protein → MRIAMIGTGYVGLVSGACFADFGHEVVCIDKDQSKIDGLKAGRMPIWEPGLEALVRTNVERERLSFTTELADGIEGAEAVFIAVGTPARRGDGHADLTFVFAAVRELARALTSPVVLITKSTVPVGTGDEIARILKEEGAPEGTSVASNPEFLREGAAIADFKHPDRIVVGADDEHAREVLREIYRPLFLNKAPILFTGRRTAELTKYAANAFLAMKISFINEIADLCEAVGADVQEVARGIGLDNRIGPKFLHPGPGYGGSCFPKDTLALLKTAEEAGVQQRIISTVVDVNDRRKAAMADRVAAALGGSVSGKKIGVLGLAFKQNTDDMRDAASIPLVNALLKAGAEVIAFDPAAMDHAAALMPGLALAKNAASVADGADALVVVTEWDEFRALDLDKLAKRMRGRALVDLRNVYDQAEAERAGLDYRGIGRGAGSNALLQATAQ, encoded by the coding sequence ATGCGTATCGCGATGATCGGCACCGGCTACGTCGGGCTTGTGTCCGGCGCCTGCTTTGCCGATTTCGGGCATGAGGTCGTCTGCATCGACAAGGACCAGTCGAAGATCGACGGGCTCAAGGCCGGGCGGATGCCGATCTGGGAACCGGGCCTTGAAGCCCTCGTCCGGACCAACGTCGAGCGCGAGCGGCTCAGCTTCACCACCGAACTTGCCGACGGGATCGAGGGCGCAGAGGCGGTGTTCATCGCCGTCGGGACCCCGGCGCGCCGCGGCGACGGCCACGCCGACCTGACCTTCGTCTTTGCCGCGGTGCGGGAGCTGGCGCGGGCGCTGACGTCGCCGGTGGTCCTGATCACCAAGTCGACGGTTCCCGTCGGGACCGGCGACGAGATTGCGCGCATCCTTAAGGAAGAAGGCGCGCCGGAGGGGACATCGGTCGCGTCGAACCCCGAATTCCTCCGCGAAGGCGCGGCCATCGCCGACTTCAAGCATCCCGACCGGATCGTCGTCGGCGCGGACGACGAACATGCGCGCGAAGTGCTTCGCGAAATCTATCGCCCGCTATTTCTCAACAAGGCGCCGATCCTGTTCACGGGCCGGCGCACGGCGGAGCTGACCAAATATGCAGCGAATGCGTTCCTGGCGATGAAGATCAGCTTCATCAACGAAATCGCCGACCTGTGCGAAGCAGTCGGCGCCGACGTGCAGGAAGTCGCGCGCGGGATCGGCCTCGACAACCGTATCGGCCCCAAGTTCCTCCACCCGGGTCCGGGCTACGGTGGCAGCTGCTTCCCCAAGGACACGCTGGCGCTGCTCAAGACGGCAGAGGAAGCGGGCGTGCAGCAACGCATCATCAGCACGGTCGTGGACGTCAATGACCGGCGCAAGGCGGCGATGGCCGATCGCGTTGCAGCGGCGCTCGGCGGCAGCGTCAGCGGCAAGAAAATCGGCGTGCTCGGGCTCGCGTTCAAGCAGAACACCGACGACATGCGCGACGCGGCGTCGATCCCGCTCGTCAACGCTTTGCTGAAGGCGGGGGCGGAGGTCATCGCTTTCGACCCGGCGGCGATGGATCATGCGGCGGCGCTGATGCCGGGCCTGGCGCTGGCAAAAAATGCAGCTTCGGTTGCCGACGGTGCGGATGCGCTGGTCGTCGTCACGGAGTGGGACGAATTTCGAGCGCTCGACCTCGACAAGCTGGCCAAGCGGATGCGGGGGCGGGCGCTGGTCGACCTGCGCAACGTCTATGACCAAGCGGAGGCTGAGCGGGCCGGGCTGGACTATCGAGGGATCGGCCGAGGCGCCGGCTCGAACGCCCTTCTGCAGGCAACAGCGCAGTGA
- a CDS encoding FAD/NAD(P)-binding protein, whose amino-acid sequence MKSDRHWPVVIVGGGFSGTILAAQLARRGIRSVIVEATDRAGRGTAYSTTDPAHLLNVPAANMGAWADEPGDFAAHSGDPAAFAARRDYGAYLRGILDEALASGATVESGRAVGARPTADGGWTVDLADGDPITGEALVLAIGNQPPQTMAALRDGGERVIENPWSVEARSAVAEVATTDAPVLIVGTGLTMVDVMLSLDSAGHGGRIVALSRRGLIPRGHAAYEAQPIERSALPAGGLNALFAWLRHSAAALGSWRAAIDRLRPHSQYLWQSLPPGEQQRFLRHARPWWDVHRHRIAPQVSAKLAGMIDEGRLEIVAGRLAHVEPQASSVRVGYRRRGDETLREGEFAYVFNCTGPLGRIEQTRDPLLRQLLDDGLARPDPLGIGIAVDERSAVAGAAHLWALGPLTKGRFWEIIAVPDIRNQAAQVADDIARELGR is encoded by the coding sequence ATGAAATCTGACCGGCATTGGCCGGTGGTGATTGTCGGTGGCGGATTTTCAGGGACGATCCTGGCGGCGCAGCTCGCGCGGCGGGGAATCCGCTCGGTCATCGTCGAGGCGACCGACCGCGCCGGCCGGGGAACGGCCTATTCGACGACCGATCCGGCGCACCTGCTGAATGTCCCCGCAGCGAACATGGGCGCCTGGGCGGATGAGCCGGGCGATTTCGCGGCCCATAGCGGCGACCCGGCGGCCTTTGCCGCCCGGCGGGATTACGGCGCTTACCTAAGGGGCATCCTGGACGAGGCGCTGGCGTCGGGCGCGACCGTCGAGAGCGGACGCGCAGTCGGCGCGCGGCCCACGGCCGACGGTGGTTGGACCGTCGACTTGGCGGACGGCGATCCGATCACGGGCGAGGCGCTGGTCCTCGCCATCGGCAACCAGCCGCCGCAGACGATGGCCGCGCTCCGCGACGGCGGCGAGCGGGTGATCGAAAATCCGTGGAGCGTGGAAGCGCGCTCGGCCGTCGCCGAGGTCGCGACCACCGACGCGCCGGTGCTGATCGTCGGCACCGGGCTGACGATGGTGGACGTGATGCTGTCGCTGGATTCGGCCGGGCATGGCGGGCGCATCGTCGCTTTGTCGAGGCGCGGCCTGATCCCGCGCGGTCACGCGGCTTACGAAGCGCAGCCGATCGAGCGGTCGGCGCTTCCGGCGGGCGGCCTGAACGCGTTGTTCGCCTGGCTTCGGCACAGCGCGGCGGCGCTTGGAAGCTGGCGGGCGGCGATCGACCGCCTGCGGCCGCATAGCCAATATCTCTGGCAGTCCCTGCCGCCGGGCGAGCAGCAGCGCTTCCTGCGCCACGCGCGGCCGTGGTGGGATGTGCACCGCCACCGGATCGCGCCGCAGGTGTCCGCCAAGCTGGCCGGCATGATCGACGAGGGCCGGCTGGAAATCGTCGCCGGCCGGCTGGCGCACGTCGAGCCGCAGGCGAGCAGCGTCCGTGTCGGCTATCGGCGCCGGGGCGACGAAACGCTTCGCGAAGGCGAGTTCGCATACGTCTTCAATTGCACCGGCCCGCTGGGCCGGATCGAGCAAACGCGCGACCCGCTTCTACGCCAGCTCCTCGATGACGGTCTTGCCCGGCCCGACCCGCTCGGCATCGGGATTGCGGTCGACGAGCGTTCGGCGGTCGCGGGCGCGGCGCATCTGTGGGCGCTTGGGCCCCTGACCAAAGGGCGGTTCTGGGAAATCATCGCGGTGCCGGATATCAGGAACCAGGCCGCGCAGGTGGCCGACGACATTGCAAGGGAGCTTGGCCGATGA
- the folE gene encoding GTP cyclohydrolase I FolE, whose protein sequence is MSPTPDDGDTFEAPPKLPVPDNVAEAIRTLIRWAGDDPEREGLLDTPARVARAWKEYAQGYESDPAVHLKRTFDEVGGYDEIVLLKDIPFQSHCEHHMAPIIGKAAIAYLPRDKVVGISKLARVLHGFARRLQVQERLTAQVADCIWDHLHPKGVAVVIEATHACMTARGVNTPGVMMTTSRMMGTFRSDERSRREVLALMGY, encoded by the coding sequence ATGAGCCCGACGCCGGATGATGGCGATACCTTTGAGGCGCCGCCGAAACTGCCCGTCCCCGACAACGTCGCCGAAGCAATCCGCACGCTGATCCGCTGGGCCGGCGACGATCCGGAGCGGGAGGGGTTGCTGGATACGCCGGCGCGGGTGGCGCGCGCGTGGAAGGAATATGCGCAAGGCTATGAAAGCGACCCGGCGGTCCATTTGAAGCGCACCTTCGACGAAGTCGGCGGCTATGACGAAATCGTGCTGTTGAAGGACATTCCGTTCCAGTCGCACTGCGAGCATCACATGGCGCCGATCATCGGCAAGGCGGCGATCGCCTACCTGCCGCGCGATAAGGTGGTCGGGATCAGCAAGCTGGCGCGGGTGCTGCACGGCTTTGCGCGGCGGTTGCAGGTGCAGGAACGGCTGACCGCGCAAGTGGCGGACTGCATCTGGGACCATTTGCACCCCAAGGGTGTGGCCGTGGTGATCGAGGCGACCCATGCCTGCATGACCGCGCGGGGCGTGAATACGCCGGGCGTGATGATGACCACGAGCCGGATGATGGGCACCTTCCGCTCCGATGAGCGTAGTCGTCGCGAAGTGCTGGCGCTGATGGGTTACTGA
- a CDS encoding potassium channel family protein, with the protein MNKRKSLEQRQLTLRRRSSVSDWTQFWIRVAMMLGLLAFIVSFHWIERDSLKDQIDGHVSFADVIYFTMISATTTGYGDIVPVTERARLFDALIVSPIRIFFLLILAGTAYTFVIKSSWNRWVMRMIQKNLRNHIVLAGFGVSNAKALEELLARGVAAKSIVVVDTDEAALARANDCGVAVLHGDAARDETLKAAHVERAQALLISAGRDDSNILIVLTARKLAPKAKISVTIRESDNEDIAKQAGADTVINPVSFSGLLLASSLQGPHRADYIADLATTRGNVVLRERLVRADEVGKAPGQVCTGQAVRLIRDGAPLGPHDPAFAKIAAGDRILEIIDERA; encoded by the coding sequence ATGAACAAGCGCAAGTCCCTCGAACAGCGGCAACTAACGCTCCGACGCCGATCCTCGGTCAGCGACTGGACGCAATTCTGGATCCGGGTCGCGATGATGCTTGGGCTGCTGGCGTTCATCGTCAGCTTCCACTGGATCGAACGCGACAGCCTGAAGGACCAGATCGACGGCCACGTCAGCTTCGCCGACGTCATCTATTTCACGATGATCAGCGCGACGACGACAGGCTACGGCGACATCGTGCCGGTGACGGAACGGGCGCGGCTGTTCGACGCTCTGATCGTTTCGCCCATCAGGATCTTCTTCCTCCTTATCCTGGCGGGCACCGCTTATACCTTCGTCATCAAAAGCAGCTGGAACCGTTGGGTGATGCGCATGATTCAAAAGAACCTTCGCAATCATATCGTGCTGGCCGGCTTCGGCGTCAGCAACGCCAAGGCGCTGGAGGAGCTGCTCGCGCGCGGGGTGGCGGCCAAGAGCATTGTCGTCGTCGACACGGACGAAGCGGCGCTCGCCCGCGCCAACGACTGCGGGGTGGCGGTCCTCCACGGCGATGCCGCTCGCGACGAGACTCTCAAGGCGGCGCACGTGGAACGGGCGCAGGCGCTGCTGATTTCCGCCGGCCGCGACGACAGCAATATCCTGATCGTCCTGACGGCGCGCAAGCTTGCCCCGAAAGCGAAGATCAGCGTCACCATCCGCGAAAGCGACAATGAAGACATCGCCAAGCAAGCCGGGGCCGACACCGTCATCAACCCGGTCAGTTTTTCCGGGCTGCTCCTCGCAAGCTCACTGCAGGGCCCCCATCGCGCCGACTATATCGCCGACCTCGCGACCACCCGCGGCAACGTGGTGCTGCGCGAACGCCTGGTGCGGGCGGACGAGGTCGGCAAGGCGCCGGGCCAGGTCTGCACCGGCCAGGCGGTGCGCTTGATCCGCGACGGCGCGCCGCTCGGCCCGCACGACCCGGCCTTCGCCAAGATCGCCGCCGGCGACCGGATTCTCGAGATTATCGACGAGCGCGCGTAG
- a CDS encoding DUF6356 family protein, which yields MAGQKGESDGVAWKRLFTDHPASLGMSWFGHGVGALKIGVTLIGAGLACLVHAIVPALFTQTAGKTVSEIYDHMMRRKAGAANPNDWPDYEI from the coding sequence ATGGCCGGGCAGAAAGGCGAGAGTGACGGCGTGGCCTGGAAGCGGCTGTTCACGGACCATCCCGCGTCGCTTGGCATGAGTTGGTTCGGCCATGGCGTCGGTGCGCTGAAGATCGGCGTGACCCTGATCGGTGCGGGGCTTGCGTGCCTGGTCCACGCCATCGTCCCGGCTCTGTTCACGCAGACCGCGGGCAAGACGGTCAGCGAAATTTACGACCACATGATGCGGCGCAAGGCGGGCGCCGCCAACCCCAACGACTGGCCCGACTATGAAATCTGA
- a CDS encoding PilZ domain-containing protein, protein MSLYAMLEPRRAAGDDRRSAPRRALLLGIRVGASGTQIRILNLSTTGLLLEAADSVLQPGELIDVDLPHAGRTPAKVVRIDGVFMGCEFVRPITRASVSAALLMAQPMAPAPAQQWHARSRVQLRSLAAGGLAIGFVALLVVSGLVPLIAALTASVAIALLVAWGVWVLDSEF, encoded by the coding sequence TTGTCCCTTTATGCTATGTTGGAGCCGCGGCGCGCCGCGGGGGATGACCGTCGCTCGGCGCCTCGCCGGGCATTGTTGCTCGGGATCCGGGTCGGCGCGTCTGGGACGCAGATTCGGATTCTCAATCTGTCCACGACCGGCCTGTTATTGGAAGCGGCCGATTCCGTGCTTCAGCCGGGCGAGCTGATAGATGTCGATCTGCCGCATGCCGGGCGCACGCCGGCCAAGGTCGTTCGCATCGATGGCGTCTTCATGGGCTGCGAGTTCGTTCGCCCCATAACCAGGGCGTCCGTAAGCGCCGCGCTGCTGATGGCCCAACCCATGGCCCCAGCGCCTGCGCAGCAATGGCATGCCAGGTCCAGGGTCCAGCTCCGCTCCCTCGCCGCCGGGGGATTGGCGATCGGCTTTGTCGCGCTGCTGGTCGTTTCCGGGCTCGTACCCCTGATCGCGGCGCTGACCGCCAGCGTCGCTATCGCGCTGCTGGTTGCCTGGGGCGTCTGGGTGCTCGATTCCGAATTCTGA
- the rsmD gene encoding 16S rRNA (guanine(966)-N(2))-methyltransferase RsmD gives MRIVAGQWRGRRLAAPAGSATRPTADRVRETLFSMLASRLGSFDELRVADLYAGSGALGFEALSRGAAFACFVEQDRGAIAAIRSNIAVFAVQARTEVLGRSATSLPPSQPFDLIFADPPYAAGSGSAVVAEIVRAGWLAPGGWAAIETQRGDPVDRHALELDSERDVGRARLTLLRRAWTSPPT, from the coding sequence ATGAGGATCGTCGCCGGGCAATGGCGCGGGCGAAGGCTCGCCGCCCCGGCCGGAAGCGCGACTCGCCCGACCGCGGACCGGGTCCGCGAAACGCTGTTTTCAATGCTTGCGAGCCGCCTCGGCTCCTTCGACGAGCTGCGCGTCGCAGACCTTTATGCGGGCAGCGGCGCGCTCGGTTTCGAAGCCTTGTCGAGGGGCGCGGCCTTCGCCTGCTTCGTCGAGCAGGACCGAGGCGCAATCGCCGCGATCCGAAGCAACATCGCGGTCTTTGCGGTCCAGGCCAGGACGGAAGTCCTCGGGCGCTCGGCGACCAGCCTGCCGCCAAGCCAGCCGTTCGACCTGATCTTCGCCGATCCGCCCTATGCCGCCGGATCGGGCTCAGCCGTCGTCGCTGAGATCGTCCGCGCCGGGTGGCTAGCCCCCGGCGGCTGGGCCGCGATCGAGACTCAGCGCGGCGACCCCGTCGACCGCCACGCGCTGGAACTGGATTCGGAGCGCGACGTCGGCCGCGCCCGGCTTACGCTGCTTCGTCGCGCTTGGACTTCGCCGCCGACTTGA
- the rimO gene encoding 30S ribosomal protein S12 methylthiotransferase RimO encodes MKTTTIPRPPRVGLVSLGCPKNLVDSERIMTKLRSDGYDMSADYAGADVVLVNTCGFLDSAKEESLSAIGEAIAENGRVVVTGCMGKEAEVIRERFPQVLAITGAHQYEQVVEAVHEAAPPAASPFTDLVPESGLKLTPRHFSYLKISEGCNHRCAFCIIPQLRGDLASRRPDAILREAEKLIAAGTRELLVISQDTSAYGLDLKHARYTWKGREVRAHMTDLARELGLLGAWVRLHYVYPYPHVDSVIPLMAEGLVLPYLDIPFQHASPRVLRAMKRPANEAKVLQRLRAWRAEVPDMAIRSSFVVGFPGETEEDFRYLLGWLEEAQLDRVGAFRFEPVEGASANALPDQVPEEVKTERYERLMELSARISATKLAAKVGKTIDVIVDAVDVESGGATGRSKADAPEIDGEVLLRDAGHLEPGDIVSVIVEDADDHDLYGALTAPAQAVPERSIAG; translated from the coding sequence ATGAAAACCACGACCATTCCTCGGCCGCCCCGCGTGGGCCTGGTTTCGCTCGGCTGTCCCAAGAACCTGGTCGACAGCGAACGGATCATGACCAAGCTGCGCTCGGACGGCTACGACATGTCGGCCGACTATGCCGGCGCGGACGTGGTGCTGGTCAACACCTGCGGCTTTCTCGACAGCGCCAAGGAAGAAAGCCTGTCCGCGATCGGCGAGGCGATTGCCGAAAACGGCCGGGTCGTCGTCACCGGCTGCATGGGCAAGGAAGCCGAAGTCATCCGCGAACGCTTCCCGCAAGTCCTCGCGATTACCGGCGCCCATCAATATGAGCAGGTGGTCGAAGCGGTGCATGAAGCCGCGCCGCCCGCCGCCTCGCCCTTCACCGACCTGGTCCCGGAAAGCGGCCTGAAGCTCACGCCGCGGCACTTCAGCTACTTGAAGATCTCCGAAGGCTGCAACCATCGCTGCGCCTTCTGCATCATCCCGCAGCTTCGCGGCGACCTCGCCAGCCGGCGCCCCGACGCCATCCTTCGCGAAGCCGAAAAGCTTATCGCGGCGGGCACCAGGGAATTGCTGGTCATCAGCCAGGACACGTCCGCCTACGGGCTGGACCTCAAACACGCCCGCTACACCTGGAAGGGCCGCGAAGTGCGCGCCCACATGACCGACCTGGCGCGCGAACTTGGCCTGCTCGGCGCGTGGGTTCGGCTTCACTACGTCTATCCCTACCCGCACGTGGACAGCGTCATCCCGCTCATGGCCGAGGGGCTTGTCCTTCCGTACCTCGACATTCCGTTCCAGCATGCCAGCCCGCGCGTTCTGCGCGCGATGAAGCGGCCCGCCAACGAAGCGAAGGTGCTCCAGCGCCTGCGCGCCTGGCGCGCCGAAGTGCCGGACATGGCGATCCGCTCGTCTTTCGTGGTCGGCTTCCCGGGCGAGACCGAGGAAGACTTTCGCTACCTGCTTGGCTGGCTTGAAGAAGCCCAGCTCGACCGGGTCGGCGCCTTCCGCTTCGAGCCGGTCGAAGGTGCGAGCGCCAATGCGCTGCCCGACCAGGTTCCCGAAGAGGTGAAGACCGAGCGTTACGAGCGCCTGATGGAGCTTTCGGCAAGGATCAGCGCCACCAAGCTCGCGGCCAAGGTCGGCAAGACCATCGACGTCATCGTTGACGCGGTCGATGTGGAAAGCGGCGGCGCCACCGGCCGCTCCAAGGCTGACGCGCCGGAAATCGATGGCGAAGTCCTGCTTCGCGATGCGGGCCATCTCGAACCCGGCGATATCGTCAGCGTGATCGTCGAAGACGCCGACGACCACGATTTGTATGGCGCGCTTACTGCGCCGGCGCAGGCGGTTCCCGAACGGTCGATTGCAGGTTGA
- a CDS encoding sugar transferase, with amino-acid sequence MDAVTEPRSRGVRARSLLTRRRFQFAGAMMIGALLPWSLRGPFLPGSMFEAASINALTGNAIGVIIAFWMRLSIETYPGIRRTYVILPSSLTGHGVAVVWFLLTRFPYDRVALLGGFALHVVWLYLLYIAAERRVQRKIAVVPFGAVEGLERIDGVEWFTMKRPRLQDTRDCDAIVADFSADLPDEWEGFLADAALASRIVYQVKQLAESLTGRVQLEHLSENSFGSLVPARGYFHLKGLLDFAFAVAILPIALPVMAVLALLIRLDSKGPVLFRQLRVGHAGRPITVYKFRTMRPLDSQGADDDERFAAMTKADDARITKLGRALRKLRLDELPQMFNILKWEMSWIGPRPEAEVLSVWYTSELPFYRYRHVVKPGISGWAQVNQGHVADVDEVHRKLQYDFYYIKYFSPWLDLLIFFRTIKTMLTGFGSK; translated from the coding sequence GTGGACGCTGTAACCGAGCCGCGTTCCAGGGGCGTGCGCGCCCGTTCGTTGCTGACGCGACGGCGCTTCCAGTTCGCTGGGGCAATGATGATCGGGGCGCTGTTGCCCTGGTCGCTGCGCGGACCGTTCCTGCCCGGCAGCATGTTCGAAGCAGCGAGCATCAACGCGCTGACCGGCAACGCCATCGGCGTCATCATCGCGTTCTGGATGCGGCTGTCGATCGAGACCTATCCGGGCATTCGCCGTACCTATGTCATCCTGCCGTCGTCGCTAACCGGGCATGGCGTTGCCGTCGTCTGGTTCCTGCTTACCCGCTTCCCATACGACCGCGTCGCGCTGCTGGGCGGGTTCGCGTTGCACGTGGTCTGGCTCTACCTGCTCTACATCGCCGCCGAACGGCGGGTGCAGCGCAAGATCGCTGTCGTCCCGTTCGGCGCGGTCGAGGGACTGGAGCGGATCGACGGGGTCGAGTGGTTCACGATGAAGCGCCCCCGGCTGCAGGACACGCGCGATTGCGACGCCATCGTCGCCGACTTTTCCGCCGACCTGCCGGACGAATGGGAAGGCTTCCTGGCCGATGCCGCGCTCGCCAGCCGGATCGTCTATCAGGTCAAGCAGCTCGCGGAATCGCTGACCGGGCGGGTGCAGCTGGAGCATCTGTCGGAAAACAGCTTCGGTTCGCTGGTGCCGGCGCGGGGCTATTTTCACCTGAAGGGGCTGCTCGACTTCGCTTTCGCAGTGGCTATCCTGCCAATCGCACTGCCGGTGATGGCGGTGCTGGCCTTGCTGATCCGCCTCGACAGCAAGGGGCCAGTGCTGTTTCGCCAGCTTCGCGTCGGCCACGCCGGACGGCCGATCACCGTCTATAAGTTCCGCACCATGCGCCCGCTCGATTCACAGGGCGCGGATGACGACGAACGCTTTGCGGCGATGACCAAGGCGGACGACGCCCGGATCACGAAGCTCGGCCGCGCGCTGCGCAAGCTGCGGCTGGACGAGCTGCCGCAGATGTTCAACATTCTGAAGTGGGAAATGAGCTGGATCGGCCCGCGCCCGGAAGCCGAGGTGCTATCGGTCTGGTACACCAGCGAGCTGCCCTTCTACCGTTACCGCCACGTGGTGAAGCCGGGAATTTCGGGCTGGGCGCAGGTCAACCAGGGCCATGTCGCGGACGTCGACGAGGTCCACCGCAAGCTGCAGTACGACTTTTATTACATCAAGTATTTCTCGCCCTGGCTCGACCTGCTGATCTTCTTCCGGACGATCAAGACGATGCTGACGGGGTTCGGATCGAAGTAG
- a CDS encoding pseudouridine synthase yields the protein MRSERTKRDPVPQRRKGPRGRRPQQRDSGPQRIAKLLARAGVASRRDIERMIAEGRIALDGKVLETPATLLESLRGVTVDGKPVKAAEGARLFRFYKPPTTLTAVNDPKGRPTIYDRLPPGLPRVMPVGRLDFMTEGLLLLTNDGELKRQLELPKTGIVRTYRARSFGHVTQEQLEALADGITIEGMHYGSINANLERRTGRNCWIEMSLTEGKNREVRRVLAHLGMQVSRLIRTAYGPFDVGGLEPGDADEVPQQILQDFRSSLK from the coding sequence TTGCGATCCGAACGAACGAAGCGCGATCCTGTGCCGCAGCGCCGAAAAGGTCCGCGCGGGCGGCGCCCGCAGCAACGCGATAGCGGACCGCAGCGCATTGCCAAGCTGCTTGCGCGCGCCGGCGTCGCCTCGCGCCGCGACATCGAGCGGATGATTGCCGAGGGCCGCATCGCACTCGACGGCAAGGTTCTCGAAACGCCCGCGACCCTGCTTGAAAGTTTGCGCGGTGTGACCGTGGACGGCAAGCCGGTGAAGGCGGCCGAAGGCGCGCGGCTGTTCCGTTTCTACAAGCCGCCGACCACGCTGACCGCGGTCAACGACCCCAAGGGGCGCCCGACGATCTACGACCGGCTTCCGCCCGGCCTGCCGCGCGTAATGCCGGTCGGCCGGCTCGATTTTATGACCGAAGGTTTGCTCCTCCTCACCAACGACGGCGAATTGAAGCGGCAACTTGAGCTTCCCAAGACCGGGATCGTGCGCACCTATCGCGCCCGCTCTTTCGGCCACGTCACGCAGGAGCAACTCGAAGCGCTGGCCGACGGAATCACCATCGAAGGGATGCATTACGGGTCGATCAACGCCAACCTGGAGCGTCGCACCGGCCGCAACTGCTGGATCGAAATGAGCCTGACCGAAGGCAAGAACCGCGAGGTTCGCCGAGTGCTCGCCCATCTCGGCATGCAGGTCTCACGCCTGATCCGCACCGCTTACGGCCCGTTCGACGTCGGCGGGCTCGAACCCGGCGATGCCGACGAGGTGCCGCAGCAAATCCTCCAGGACTTCCGAAGCTCGCTGAAATGA